One Citricoccus sp. K5 DNA window includes the following coding sequences:
- a CDS encoding MFS transporter, protein MSTAALSPVQARTGHLNRWWYVVTGFLTLLFGTSTVNVLFNVLGAPMTEEFGWERSVMTNGLSLETVLVGISIVALGFLIDRYGPRLPSVPMAMAFGVGLMLMAAMPNSQFMFYLLCAVIGAGAGAVNPVAHSTVVSAWFKDRRGLALGILMAGLGACGVLMPYLANWVLAWGGWRMTFLVIGALCTIIPAGVYAFITRMPADHEAERLAARKRGKMAGESLWTIARNYRQFWLLSISIFLVSSATFGLMGQVVPMTTDKGIDQVIAVGILSVLSLSSLFARLVVGFLLDRFYAPVIGTIIFALCAVGVYFMITSSNTGLLFLASVLIGLGLGAEGDIAAYMCSRYFPKHSYGRVLGFIYFLYAQGSAFGIFLLGQIYGATGSYQSGALPIILLVGVAIVCLLFMGPYRFTLDHQSASADNGPEAPHSEELSDETTSPRP, encoded by the coding sequence ATGAGCACAGCAGCCCTATCCCCGGTTCAGGCTCGCACCGGCCATCTGAACAGATGGTGGTACGTGGTCACCGGGTTCCTGACCCTTCTGTTCGGCACCAGCACCGTCAACGTCTTGTTCAACGTGCTGGGCGCGCCCATGACCGAAGAGTTCGGCTGGGAACGCAGCGTGATGACCAACGGCCTCTCCCTCGAGACGGTGCTCGTGGGCATCAGCATCGTGGCGCTCGGCTTCCTGATTGACCGCTACGGCCCTCGGCTCCCGTCCGTCCCCATGGCGATGGCCTTTGGCGTGGGCCTGATGTTGATGGCGGCCATGCCGAACAGCCAGTTCATGTTTTACCTGTTGTGCGCCGTCATCGGTGCCGGCGCCGGTGCCGTCAACCCGGTGGCCCACTCCACCGTGGTCAGCGCCTGGTTCAAAGACCGCCGCGGCTTGGCCCTGGGTATCCTCATGGCCGGCCTCGGGGCCTGCGGCGTCCTCATGCCCTACCTCGCCAACTGGGTCCTCGCCTGGGGCGGATGGCGCATGACCTTCCTCGTCATCGGTGCCCTCTGCACCATCATCCCCGCCGGTGTCTACGCGTTCATCACCCGGATGCCCGCGGACCACGAGGCCGAGCGTTTGGCGGCCCGGAAACGCGGCAAGATGGCGGGCGAGTCCTTGTGGACCATCGCGCGCAACTACCGCCAGTTCTGGCTGTTGTCCATCTCCATCTTCCTGGTCTCCTCCGCCACCTTCGGCCTCATGGGCCAGGTGGTCCCGATGACCACGGACAAAGGGATCGACCAGGTCATCGCCGTGGGTATCCTCTCCGTCCTCAGCCTGTCCTCGCTCTTCGCCCGGCTGGTGGTCGGCTTCCTGCTGGACCGCTTCTACGCGCCGGTGATCGGCACGATCATCTTCGCCCTCTGCGCGGTCGGTGTGTATTTCATGATCACGTCATCGAACACCGGCCTGCTGTTCCTCGCCTCGGTCCTCATCGGCCTGGGTTTGGGAGCCGAGGGCGACATAGCCGCCTACATGTGCAGCCGGTACTTCCCGAAGCACTCCTACGGACGCGTCCTGGGCTTCATCTACTTCCTGTATGCACAGGGCTCGGCCTTCGGCATCTTCCTGCTCGGCCAGATCTACGGTGCCACCGGTTCCTACCAGTCCGGGGCCCTGCCGATCATCCTGCTCGTGGGAGTGGCCATCGTCTGCCTACTGTTCATGGGCCCCTACCGCTTCACCCTGGACCACCAGAGCGCCAGCGCCGACAACGGTCCCGAGGCACCACACTCGGAGGAACTTTCGGACGAGACGACTTCCCCGAGACCGTAA
- a CDS encoding AMP-binding protein, with translation MTQQSAADTFRQARDQLLACRTEPETAQRTFQWPRFEHFNFASDWIDDIASGPRAEQPALVIVEEDGAEERRSYRELAARSHQVAAWLSGVGVQRGDRIIVMLGNQVELWEVMLACFRLGAPVIPSTVMLGPADLADRVERGQATWVVTTGADAAKFDAVPGDYQLVQIGDRPGSDPAGGGHPVHDWQDSFSAPEEFHLDQPTRADETLLLYFTSGTTSKAKLVEHTHTSYPVGHLSTMYWIGLEPGDVHLNVASPGWAKHAWSNFFAPFIAEATVFLYNYGRFDAKALMNQLERESVTSFCAPPTVWRMLIQADLSQLKTPPTKIVAAGEPLNPEVIAQVEKAWGTQIRDGFGQTESTLQVANTPGQPVRPGAMGRPLPGYDVVLIDPDTDEESAEMGELCLRLDPRPVGLTPGYWGDPEKTAFAFRNGIYHTGDLVSRDEDGIITYVGRNDDVFKASDYRLSPFELESAVIEHPAVAEVAVVPSPDPIRLAVPKAYIRLAEGWEPTEETAKAILQHCREHLAPYKRIRRLEFHDLPKTISGKIRRVELRRREDEVHPDGGASALAANSTEQVVEYTDELLR, from the coding sequence ATGACGCAGCAGTCCGCCGCAGACACCTTCCGACAGGCCCGCGACCAGCTCCTTGCCTGCCGGACCGAGCCGGAGACCGCCCAACGCACCTTCCAGTGGCCCCGGTTCGAGCACTTCAACTTCGCCTCAGACTGGATCGATGACATCGCGTCCGGCCCCCGCGCGGAACAGCCCGCCCTGGTCATCGTCGAGGAGGACGGTGCCGAGGAACGCCGCAGCTACCGCGAACTGGCAGCCCGGTCGCATCAGGTGGCCGCGTGGCTGTCCGGCGTCGGCGTGCAACGCGGGGACCGGATCATCGTGATGCTCGGCAACCAGGTCGAGTTGTGGGAGGTCATGTTGGCTTGTTTCCGCCTCGGCGCCCCGGTGATCCCCTCCACCGTGATGCTCGGACCGGCCGACCTGGCGGACCGGGTCGAGCGAGGCCAGGCGACTTGGGTGGTCACCACCGGGGCCGACGCCGCCAAGTTCGATGCGGTCCCCGGGGACTACCAACTGGTGCAGATCGGTGACCGCCCGGGCAGCGATCCTGCCGGCGGCGGGCACCCAGTCCACGACTGGCAGGACTCCTTCTCCGCCCCCGAGGAGTTCCACCTCGACCAGCCGACCCGGGCCGATGAGACGCTGCTGCTGTACTTCACCTCGGGGACCACCTCCAAGGCCAAGCTGGTGGAGCACACCCATACTTCCTATCCGGTGGGGCACCTGTCCACCATGTACTGGATCGGCCTCGAGCCCGGAGATGTACATCTGAACGTGGCCTCCCCCGGCTGGGCCAAGCACGCCTGGTCGAACTTCTTCGCCCCGTTCATCGCTGAGGCCACCGTGTTCCTCTACAACTACGGCCGCTTCGACGCGAAGGCCCTGATGAACCAGTTGGAGCGCGAGTCCGTCACGAGCTTCTGCGCCCCGCCCACCGTCTGGCGGATGCTGATCCAGGCCGACCTGTCCCAGCTGAAGACCCCGCCGACCAAGATCGTGGCGGCCGGCGAGCCGCTCAACCCGGAGGTCATCGCCCAGGTCGAGAAGGCCTGGGGCACCCAGATCCGCGACGGCTTCGGCCAGACGGAGTCCACCCTCCAGGTGGCCAACACCCCGGGCCAGCCCGTGCGCCCCGGTGCCATGGGGCGCCCGCTGCCCGGCTACGACGTGGTGCTGATCGACCCGGACACGGACGAGGAGTCCGCCGAGATGGGGGAGCTGTGCCTGCGGCTTGACCCCCGGCCGGTCGGACTGACCCCCGGCTACTGGGGCGATCCCGAGAAGACGGCGTTCGCGTTCCGGAACGGGATCTACCACACGGGCGACCTGGTCTCCCGGGATGAGGACGGGATCATCACCTATGTGGGCCGCAATGACGACGTCTTCAAGGCCTCCGACTACCGGCTCTCGCCCTTCGAACTCGAGTCCGCGGTGATCGAGCACCCCGCCGTGGCCGAGGTGGCCGTGGTGCCCTCCCCCGATCCGATCCGGCTGGCCGTGCCCAAGGCGTACATCCGGCTCGCCGAGGGCTGGGAGCCCACCGAGGAGACCGCGAAGGCCATCCTGCAGCACTGCCGCGAGCACCTGGCCCCGTACAAGCGGATCCGGCGTCTTGAGTTCCACGACCTGCCCAAGACCATCTCGGGGAAGATCCGCCGGGTCGAGCTGCGCCGCCGGGAGGACGAGGTCCATCCCGACGGCGGCGCGTCCGCACTTGCAGCCAACTCCACCGAGCAAGTGGTCGAGTACACGGACGAGCTATTGCGCTAG
- a CDS encoding enoyl-CoA hydratase/isomerase family protein — protein MNLQIPQLETLTVEELPGDIVVLRMNRPDRMNSQTVQMFTEYGIAARALRDSGARAMILTSAGEKAFCAGFDLDEIDVITTMGVREFLKFQETATGGIQGIRHLPFPVIAAIHGPATGGGLALSLAADIRLAAPTAKFSAAFVKVGLSVGELGTSYNLTRLIGPGRAAEIGYTGRIVKAEEAERIGLVNRIVPTEELFDAALMMAQQISENSPGGVRMSKRAIQRNQEITSYAAALELENRGQALMTRTEDMPEALAAFKEKRAPQFTGR, from the coding sequence ATGAACCTGCAGATCCCCCAGCTGGAAACCCTGACCGTGGAAGAACTCCCCGGGGACATCGTGGTCCTCCGGATGAACCGGCCGGACCGGATGAACTCGCAGACCGTGCAGATGTTCACGGAGTACGGCATCGCCGCCCGCGCCCTGCGGGACAGCGGCGCGCGAGCCATGATCCTCACCAGTGCCGGGGAGAAAGCCTTCTGCGCCGGATTCGACCTGGACGAGATCGACGTGATCACCACTATGGGCGTCCGGGAATTCCTCAAGTTCCAGGAGACCGCCACCGGAGGAATCCAAGGCATCCGGCACCTGCCGTTCCCCGTCATCGCGGCCATCCACGGGCCCGCGACCGGTGGCGGGCTGGCCCTGTCCCTGGCCGCGGACATCCGGCTGGCCGCGCCGACCGCCAAGTTCAGCGCTGCCTTCGTCAAGGTCGGGCTGTCCGTGGGCGAGCTGGGGACCTCCTACAACCTCACCCGGTTGATCGGCCCGGGCCGCGCCGCCGAGATCGGCTACACGGGCCGGATCGTGAAGGCCGAGGAAGCTGAACGGATCGGGCTGGTCAACAGGATCGTGCCGACCGAGGAACTCTTCGACGCCGCCCTGATGATGGCCCAGCAAATTTCGGAGAACTCGCCGGGAGGCGTGCGCATGTCCAAGCGGGCCATCCAGCGCAATCAGGAGATCACCTCCTACGCGGCGGCCCTGGAACTGGAGAACCGGGGACAGGCACTGATGACGCGTACCGAGGACATGCCCGAGGCGCTGGCGGCGTTCAAGGAGAAGCGTGCGCCCCAGTTCACCGGGCGCTGA
- a CDS encoding long-chain fatty acid--CoA ligase, producing the protein MTEPKASQTTDGDGRIRPEDTLGTLFLRSAAEDPTAVALSGNSATFTWQRYREITSSMASGWRALGLGPGDAVALLIGPSPEFHLVDTSVLLARGVPFSLSPEDPSDRHGLLLRLSGARVIVTAPEHLKVAHAAAADAGSLGIRVVLLGSSPAASSADTASGAVSLEEVVQAGRASQLPDAGPGDPEDIATLIFTSGTTGTPKGVRLSHRAIVSSLASTDAIAPIGVGGKVLSFLPTAHIAERFMSHYQGLAFRLSIRSVADPATLYDEVLRVRPDRFFAVPRVYEKLAATTHRLIEAAGLSATFKASLDHVRREQETGQHGSTDEQDQRLALLAPIRAELGLERTEYRGVATAPSSSDILELFSAIGLPVGNIWGMSEAIMCTMNPPEKLKLSSVGILLDGVEGSIDADGEILIRGRNLYSGYLPGPDTPEDPVDEHGWLHTGDLGVIDEGGYLSVTGRKKDLMVTATGANIAPAQVEGALVGATDLVAHVMAVADRRRFVTAVVGLDEDALIEFASVHGLEGGVAQLSRHPAVHQEIERAVAEANAHLPKAARIRGFLVADRLWQPGGPEITPTMKLRRPAVLEEYAEQIDALYR; encoded by the coding sequence ATGACAGAACCGAAGGCCTCGCAGACCACCGACGGCGACGGCCGGATCAGGCCAGAGGACACGCTCGGTACGCTGTTCCTCCGCTCTGCAGCGGAGGACCCTACGGCTGTGGCCCTCTCTGGGAACTCCGCAACCTTCACGTGGCAGCGGTACCGGGAGATTACTTCTTCCATGGCCTCCGGATGGCGTGCCCTGGGATTAGGGCCCGGGGATGCCGTCGCACTCCTCATCGGTCCCAGTCCCGAGTTCCATCTCGTGGACACCTCGGTATTGCTCGCGCGGGGCGTACCCTTCTCGCTGTCCCCCGAGGACCCGTCTGACCGGCATGGTCTACTGCTGAGGCTCTCCGGCGCCCGAGTCATCGTGACCGCACCCGAACACTTGAAGGTAGCCCATGCGGCCGCCGCGGACGCGGGGAGCCTCGGAATCCGCGTCGTGCTCCTCGGCTCATCACCGGCCGCTTCCTCCGCGGACACGGCATCGGGAGCGGTGTCCCTCGAGGAAGTCGTGCAGGCCGGACGGGCATCACAGTTGCCCGACGCCGGCCCTGGGGATCCCGAGGACATCGCCACCTTGATCTTCACCTCCGGAACCACCGGCACTCCCAAAGGGGTGCGGCTCTCGCACCGGGCCATCGTCAGTTCCCTCGCCTCCACCGACGCCATCGCCCCCATCGGTGTCGGCGGAAAAGTCCTGTCCTTCCTGCCCACGGCACACATCGCCGAGCGATTCATGAGCCACTACCAGGGACTCGCTTTCCGTCTGAGCATCCGCAGCGTCGCGGACCCGGCCACCCTGTATGACGAGGTCCTCCGAGTCCGGCCCGACCGGTTCTTCGCCGTGCCCAGGGTCTACGAGAAGCTGGCTGCCACAACTCATCGCCTGATCGAGGCAGCCGGGCTGAGCGCTACCTTTAAAGCGAGCCTGGATCATGTGCGCCGTGAGCAGGAGACCGGACAGCACGGTTCCACCGATGAGCAAGATCAACGGCTCGCCTTGCTGGCCCCGATCCGGGCCGAGCTGGGCCTGGAGCGGACCGAATACCGCGGTGTGGCCACGGCCCCGTCCTCATCGGATATCCTCGAGCTGTTCTCCGCCATCGGCCTGCCCGTGGGAAACATCTGGGGGATGTCCGAGGCGATCATGTGCACCATGAACCCGCCGGAAAAGCTCAAGCTTTCCAGTGTGGGCATTCTCCTGGATGGGGTTGAGGGCAGCATCGACGCGGACGGCGAGATCCTGATCCGGGGCCGCAACCTTTACTCCGGCTACCTGCCCGGACCGGACACCCCGGAGGATCCGGTCGATGAACACGGCTGGTTGCATACCGGGGACCTGGGCGTCATCGATGAGGGCGGGTACCTCTCCGTGACCGGACGGAAGAAGGACCTGATGGTCACCGCCACCGGCGCGAATATCGCGCCGGCGCAAGTGGAGGGCGCCCTGGTGGGTGCCACGGACCTGGTGGCCCATGTCATGGCCGTCGCCGACCGCCGGAGGTTCGTCACCGCCGTCGTGGGCCTGGATGAAGATGCCCTGATTGAGTTCGCCAGCGTGCACGGATTGGAAGGGGGCGTTGCGCAACTCAGCAGGCACCCTGCTGTGCATCAGGAGATCGAACGGGCCGTTGCCGAGGCCAATGCTCACCTGCCGAAAGCTGCAAGGATCAGAGGTTTTCTGGTTGCCGATCGGTTGTGGCAACCGGGAGGTCCAGAGATCACCCCGACCATGAAGCTGCGCAGGCCTGCGGTCCTCGAGGAATACGCCGAACAGATCGACGCGCTCTACCGTTGA
- a CDS encoding enoyl-CoA hydratase/isomerase family protein encodes MKTTETTYETFTLDERAPGVVVMTLNRPETYNAMTNTMFREFEELAWAIDDDDDIRVLVMTGAGKAFCSGYDLKDADDLPNLGAMGMLDQQERAARALLALRSIRIPFIAAVNGPAAGGGMSLALAADIRLVSESGRFNAAFVKIGLTAGDLGVSWLLTRLIGPGHAAEIAYTGRQVGSEEALRLGMATSVHPDGEVVAAAVELAVSITGNSPTGVQLSKRALQANMEAASYAGALELENRGQALLTRTQDMSEALAAFKEKRQPNFIGA; translated from the coding sequence ATGAAGACCACTGAGACCACATACGAGACCTTCACCCTGGATGAGCGGGCCCCCGGTGTGGTGGTGATGACGCTCAACCGCCCCGAGACTTACAACGCCATGACCAACACCATGTTCCGGGAGTTCGAGGAGTTGGCGTGGGCCATCGACGACGACGATGACATCCGAGTTTTGGTGATGACCGGCGCCGGTAAGGCCTTCTGCTCGGGTTATGACCTCAAGGATGCCGACGACCTGCCGAACCTGGGTGCCATGGGCATGCTCGACCAGCAGGAACGTGCCGCCCGGGCCCTGCTGGCCCTGCGCAGCATCCGCATCCCCTTCATCGCGGCCGTCAACGGCCCGGCGGCCGGCGGCGGCATGTCCCTGGCTTTGGCCGCGGACATCCGGTTGGTCTCCGAATCCGGACGTTTCAACGCGGCGTTCGTCAAGATCGGCCTGACCGCGGGCGACCTGGGCGTTTCTTGGCTGCTGACGAGGTTGATCGGCCCCGGCCATGCGGCCGAGATCGCCTACACGGGACGCCAGGTGGGTTCCGAGGAGGCGCTGCGGCTGGGTATGGCCACCAGTGTCCACCCGGACGGCGAGGTGGTGGCCGCCGCCGTGGAGTTGGCCGTGTCCATCACCGGGAACTCGCCCACCGGGGTCCAGCTGTCCAAGCGGGCACTGCAGGCCAATATGGAGGCTGCGTCCTACGCAGGAGCCCTGGAACTGGAGAACCGCGGCCAGGCATTGCTGACCCGTACCCAGGATATGTCCGAGGCGCTGGCCGCCTTCAAGGAGAAGCGCCAGCCGAACTTCATCGGGGCCTGA
- a CDS encoding CaiB/BaiF CoA-transferase family protein has product MTTPERSFTGPLAGLQVLEIGGMGPGPFAAMVLADLGADVVRVDRAHGASLPGPNHDFRKEVMHRGRRSVAVDLKHPDGAGVVLDLAERADVVIEGFRPGVAERLGIGPEDCFLRNPRIIYGRMTGFGQDGPLAQDVGHDINYIATSGLLSLIGRKDAPPTPPLSLLGDFGGGGMLLAMGVLAALWETERSGEGQVIDAAMVDGAALLGTAFFGFMPTGDWRQERGANLVDSGAPFYDSYETSDGGWVAVGAMEPHFYADLLTVLELDEASLPGSQYDEAAWPALKEVIADRFRTRTRDEWVTAARGHNACLHPVLTMDEATRSEHARARESFTEIDGVAQPAPAPRFSRTPATVTAPPPLPGEHTEGVLADWGTPTWRIAEWLKSGAVVDAETAAGEDAGTAIANGTETTETTTDSPAEARA; this is encoded by the coding sequence ATGACCACTCCGGAACGATCGTTCACAGGACCGCTCGCAGGCCTCCAGGTCCTGGAGATCGGCGGCATGGGACCGGGACCTTTCGCGGCCATGGTCCTGGCCGATCTCGGTGCCGACGTGGTCCGGGTCGACCGGGCCCACGGGGCCAGCCTGCCCGGGCCGAACCACGACTTCCGCAAAGAGGTCATGCACCGGGGCCGCCGTTCCGTGGCGGTGGACCTGAAGCATCCGGACGGGGCCGGCGTCGTCCTTGACCTGGCCGAACGCGCCGACGTGGTCATCGAAGGCTTCCGGCCTGGGGTGGCCGAGCGGCTCGGCATCGGGCCGGAGGACTGCTTCCTACGCAATCCACGGATCATCTACGGCAGGATGACCGGCTTCGGCCAGGACGGTCCGCTGGCCCAGGACGTAGGCCATGACATCAACTACATCGCCACCTCGGGGCTGCTGTCCCTCATAGGGCGCAAGGACGCACCGCCCACCCCGCCGCTGAGCCTGCTAGGCGACTTCGGCGGCGGTGGCATGCTGTTGGCCATGGGCGTGCTGGCCGCGCTGTGGGAGACCGAGCGATCCGGGGAGGGGCAGGTCATCGACGCGGCCATGGTGGACGGGGCTGCGCTGCTCGGCACCGCCTTCTTCGGGTTCATGCCCACTGGCGACTGGCGCCAGGAGCGCGGCGCGAACCTCGTGGACAGCGGCGCACCGTTCTATGACAGCTACGAGACCTCCGACGGCGGCTGGGTCGCCGTGGGCGCGATGGAACCGCACTTTTATGCGGACTTGCTGACCGTCCTCGAGCTGGACGAGGCGTCGCTGCCCGGCAGCCAGTATGACGAGGCGGCGTGGCCGGCCCTCAAAGAGGTCATTGCGGACCGCTTCCGCACCCGCACCCGGGACGAGTGGGTCACCGCGGCACGGGGCCACAATGCCTGCCTGCATCCCGTGCTGACCATGGACGAGGCCACCCGCTCGGAGCATGCCCGGGCCCGCGAATCCTTCACCGAGATCGACGGTGTGGCACAGCCGGCCCCGGCTCCGCGGTTCAGCCGCACCCCCGCGACCGTGACCGCGCCGCCGCCGTTGCCCGGCGAGCACACTGAGGGAGTCCTCGCCGATTGGGGGACACCGACGTGGAGGATTGCCGAATGGCTGAAGTCCGGTGCCGTCGTCGATGCTGAGACCGCCGCCGGGGAAGACGCGGGAACTGCGATCGCGAACGGGACCGAGACCACCGAAACGACCACCGATTCGCCCGCCGAGGCGCGGGCCTGA
- a CDS encoding phosphotransferase family protein: MTPTDNRELVWDWTEQTLADLACFLEDRGVMSGPLRSKPIGDGHSNLTFLITNGEASVVVRRPPPPPLPPGANDMLREARFLSGLHGTGYPVPEVLATAQEGEVLDVPFYVMSFASGHVVTTSTPEALATPEQRLNIAHSLVDNLARLHQTDYRAAGLDDLGRPEGFNARHLKRMARLVQDAAGNLPADFDAVYDWLATNVPAESGEAVIHNDYRIGNTMISPDAPGRVIAILDWELATLGDPLFDLGYFLSSVPEPGHARTPTEDLGAAMLEEGYPGRAELAERYAEQTGADLTHLDWYVTLALWKLAALYEYSRRRGEDEYYLTPGLVDSFLAEARETAGLA, encoded by the coding sequence ATGACACCCACTGATAACCGGGAACTGGTCTGGGACTGGACCGAGCAGACCCTGGCCGACTTGGCCTGTTTTCTCGAGGACCGCGGGGTGATGTCCGGCCCACTGAGGTCGAAGCCGATCGGTGACGGACATTCCAACCTGACCTTCCTCATCACCAACGGCGAGGCGTCCGTCGTCGTGCGCCGGCCCCCGCCGCCCCCGCTGCCGCCGGGGGCGAACGACATGCTCCGGGAGGCCCGGTTCCTGTCCGGCCTGCACGGCACGGGCTATCCCGTGCCGGAGGTGCTGGCCACCGCGCAGGAGGGCGAGGTGCTGGACGTGCCGTTCTACGTCATGTCCTTCGCGAGCGGCCACGTGGTCACGACCTCCACGCCGGAGGCCCTCGCCACCCCGGAGCAGCGGCTCAACATCGCCCACTCCCTGGTGGACAACCTGGCCCGGCTGCATCAGACGGACTACCGGGCCGCCGGGCTGGACGACCTCGGGCGGCCCGAAGGTTTCAACGCCCGGCACCTGAAGCGGATGGCCCGGCTGGTCCAGGACGCCGCGGGCAACCTGCCGGCGGATTTCGACGCCGTCTACGACTGGTTGGCCACCAACGTTCCCGCAGAGTCCGGGGAGGCGGTCATCCACAACGACTACCGCATCGGCAACACGATGATCTCGCCCGATGCTCCCGGCCGGGTCATCGCCATCCTGGACTGGGAACTGGCGACCCTGGGCGACCCCCTCTTCGACCTGGGGTACTTCCTGTCCTCCGTACCAGAGCCCGGCCACGCCCGAACCCCCACCGAGGACCTGGGCGCGGCCATGCTCGAGGAGGGCTACCCCGGCCGTGCCGAACTTGCCGAGCGCTATGCCGAACAGACCGGGGCAGACCTGACCCACCTGGACTGGTACGTCACCCTGGCCCTGTGGAAGCTGGCCGCGCTGTACGAGTACAGCCGCCGCCGTGGGGAAGACGAGTACTACCTCACGCCCGGTCTCGTGGACAGCTTCCTGGCTGAGGCCCGGGAGACCGCGGGGCTGGCATAG
- a CDS encoding enoyl-CoA hydratase/isomerase family protein has protein sequence MTAELATDVVTWEIVRPGTMVVTMDRGPANALGIPLLDGLQSACDAAEAAGDIKVMVIRSAIDGFFAAGADIKHLGTINAESFTAYGNQMRAANDRIESASFISIAAVDGLALGGGMELAMACTFRVGGAQARYGLPEVNIGLIPGAGGTQRLPRLVGRGKALDIILTARKVPAAEAAEIGLVDRSTDGDVLEAALALADEFAGASLPAQLAGIRSVDAAYDLPFSEGALVELEQEQGLFEHGEAAEGIEAFITKRKPDFA, from the coding sequence ATGACGGCTGAGCTGGCTACCGACGTGGTGACGTGGGAGATCGTGCGTCCCGGGACCATGGTGGTGACCATGGACCGCGGACCGGCCAATGCGCTCGGCATTCCCCTGCTGGACGGGTTGCAATCCGCCTGTGACGCAGCCGAGGCCGCCGGGGATATCAAGGTCATGGTCATTCGCTCCGCCATCGACGGCTTCTTCGCAGCCGGTGCGGACATCAAGCATCTAGGCACCATCAATGCCGAATCCTTCACCGCCTACGGCAACCAGATGCGGGCCGCCAACGACCGCATCGAATCCGCATCGTTCATCAGCATCGCCGCCGTCGACGGTCTCGCCTTGGGTGGCGGCATGGAACTTGCCATGGCCTGCACCTTCCGGGTGGGCGGCGCCCAGGCGCGGTACGGCCTGCCGGAGGTCAATATCGGGCTGATTCCCGGCGCAGGCGGCACCCAGCGGCTACCGCGGCTCGTCGGCCGTGGCAAGGCGCTCGACATCATCCTCACCGCCCGTAAGGTCCCCGCTGCCGAGGCGGCGGAGATCGGACTCGTGGACCGCTCCACCGACGGCGATGTCCTGGAGGCAGCCCTCGCGCTCGCCGACGAATTCGCCGGGGCCTCGTTGCCGGCACAGCTGGCCGGCATCCGCTCGGTCGACGCCGCCTATGACCTGCCCTTCTCCGAGGGCGCACTGGTGGAACTGGAGCAGGAGCAGGGTCTCTTCGAACACGGTGAGGCCGCCGAGGGCATCGAAGCCTTCATCACCAAGCGCAAGCCGGACTTCGCCTGA
- a CDS encoding MaoC/PaaZ C-terminal domain-containing protein — protein MARRHLTMAELRDVEGQEIGTTGWHILDQDTIAAFAGTTGDTERIHLEAEAARAQGLDGTIAHGLLTLALGPMFIQELFAVTNHSRVLNYGFDKVRFLEPVPVDSSIRMVLRLERVRPIEGGSAFHLNQAFELRYPDGTVASRPACVAEAVVAYFD, from the coding sequence GTGGCCCGGCGTCATCTGACGATGGCGGAGCTACGGGATGTGGAAGGACAGGAGATCGGGACCACCGGGTGGCACATCCTGGACCAGGACACCATCGCGGCCTTCGCCGGAACGACCGGGGACACCGAGCGGATTCACCTCGAGGCGGAGGCGGCCAGGGCACAGGGTCTGGACGGGACCATCGCCCACGGACTGCTGACCCTGGCCCTCGGGCCGATGTTCATCCAGGAGCTCTTCGCCGTCACCAACCACTCCCGGGTGCTGAACTACGGCTTCGACAAGGTCCGGTTCCTAGAACCGGTTCCAGTCGACTCCTCGATCCGGATGGTGTTGCGACTGGAACGGGTGAGGCCGATCGAGGGCGGCAGCGCCTTCCACCTCAACCAGGCTTTCGAGCTGCGATATCCGGATGGCACAGTTGCCAGTCGTCCCGCCTGCGTGGCGGAGGCCGTGGTGGCCTACTTCGACTGA